CCAAATGGAGAGCATGTATTTGAGAAGGATTTCCATAACCCCGTTGTTCAAAATGCGCTGAAAGAGGTTATTGACTTCCTTCATGTCCATTTAACTGATTGAGTTAATTTCATAAATAGCATTTTATTATTATAATTTGTTAAAGTTATTGGTTGATTTCGAATACTCCATCCTCTTTCGTAAGTGCCAAAATTATTAATGTTATTTCATAGGAAAATAAAAATACACATAAAAAATGAGCTAGGAAATGTATCTCCAAGCTCATTTATTTTGCTATCCACTTTTTACTAAAGCACCCGTTAATTGAATAACAAAATTTCCAATTTGAATCAATAATCAATTGAATTGGCTATATCTAACAAGGTTTCAGGAGTAACTTTATCTGATACTCGCTTATCAATACTTAGCATATATTGCCAATCACCTCTTTCGAAAACAAGCACATTAAATCCTGAAATTGTCATATAAGTGGCTACAATTCCACTTTTTAATTCAAAAGTTTTTATCACGTATTTCTCTCTTATAGGAATATTATTCTTTATCGGTCGAACATCAATTTTATAATGATTTTCAGATAATTGATCATTTATAAACATCACTTCAAATGAGTCATTAATGTCGCTTTCTAAATCACTAAATCTACCAAAATGATGAGTAAAGCTTATCGGTGGTATTCTAAGCGGAAGTTTAAGTTTTTGTTTGAAATGTTGTTCAAAATCGTCCACTGCATCTTCCACAGTTTTGTAACCTATTTCAGGATATATTTCTTCATAAGGACTGGGCTTATCATTTGCAGTTGCATATATGGTCAAGAAAAATAACAAACAAAATGAAATCAACAAAAGTGAAATAGATCTGGTCATTTTCTATCACCTCAATATTTTAGGTGTAGTATTCCCAGCTTCGTTAAAATTATCATATTGACATTGCTTGTTCAACTAACCTGCTGCGTTAGTTGAATAAGGAAAAAAACTTACTCCTTCTTGAAGTAAAGCACACCGTTAGTTCAATATCGCTTAATGTTTCACTGGACCATAAAAAGGGTTTTTATTAATATCTGTTATAAATTCAATTGCTTTCGCTTGATACATTTTATCACGGTATTCATAAGTAATGATAATATCTCCGACAAACGTCGCTGGTGTTATTTGACCACTTACTCTGACCATAAGATTTTTGTTAATTACTTCATAATCAATAATGCTACCGAAACCTATATCCTCAAATAAATGCGAGGGTTCTATTGACTTAGGATCGACAACGGATACTTTGTCCCCCAAAATGATTTCGTCTTTTTCAGTAGTTAATTTTGTTTTTACATTTTTATTGATAATTGCCATAGGGTTATCAACAAGTACATCAATCAATCCGTTCGTATATCGATAAACATGAACTTCTTCCTGTAATACACCAGTACCATAGCCTTGGTTCAGAATGATGATTAACTCTTTCTTTTTATCTTGGTTAATGTCTTCGTAATAAATTTGTGGGGCATAAGTATTATTATTAGCAGCGCTTATCCAAAAAGGTCTTGAGTAAATCTCCCCCTTGAAACCAAGTTTGAAATCATAATATAAATCATTCATTTTTTTAGCATATAGGGTTATATTCTCTTTACTTAACTTTGCAATGATATCATATCCTTCAATTTCTGCCTTTGGGTTATCAGGGACAATAACAAGAAGAAATGTCATTATAAAAGCAATGTATCTTTTCATTAGTTCAACACCTCATTTTAGTGTTCCCTGAATCGTTTTCTTATTCAACAAACCTGCACCTTTAGTAAAAAAGGCTTTACTCCTTATTGAAGTAAAGCACCCGTTAGCTTAATAAGGAATTTTTGTTACTCCTCTTCACTATCAAGTAAATAACCAACAAATTCTTCGTGTAATGCAACTTCTTTTTTTAATTGTACACGATTATTGTTATGAACCTGAATAATAAAGTTGTTTAATTTGAGAGCTCGTTAGTTGAATAATAAATGGAGGAACTCAATTAAATTAAGTTCCTCCGTTGCAATGAATATTTACAATTTGATCTATTTTTGCTTACACTCAAATGAATAATTACTTGAGAGATTATTATGGATTTCTAATATGACTTACTTCTCCACCATTTTCATAACGGCCAGGTATGCGTTATAACAGACACTCCAAATAAAGAGATAACGAAAAGCCATAAAACGTCTTTTAAATCTTTTTTAAGGCTATGTTAAATTCTAATTTTGATTTGTGACCATAAGAAAACCGCCTTTGTGAAAAGGCGGTTAATTGAGCTATCGTCTCCCGTTAGCTTAATCACCTTAAGTGACAAGGTCATCTTACCATCTGGTAAACGAGACCTATGGCTCCAGAATCAAAGGTCTTGTTTTCGATTAACTTAAGATTGATCTTCTCCTTGAGACCTTGGAATAACGGCAATCCCTTAGCGACGAGAACGGGAGAAACCGTAATTTTAAACTCATCAATTAAATCAAGCTGCATAAGGTGGTGTGCGAACCTCGGACTGCCGAGGATTACCATATCCTTGCCTGGCTGCTGTTTGAGGTTATTGATCTCTTCCTCGACATTTTCTTTCACGAGTCTGGAATTATTCCATTCGACTTTTTCCAGCACCGTGGAAAAAACGATTTTGGCTGTCTTTTCGATCCACTCGGCATGATTCCGTTCATGCTGTGAAGCTGATGGGTTCGACTGCATAGATGGCCAGTAACTGTGCATCATCTGATAAGTCCCACGTCCCCAAATGACAGTGTCGGCAGTACTCAGAATTTCTTTCGCGTGTTTCTCCAAATCAGCATCATAGGAAATCCAGCCAATGTCCATTTCACCATTCGGCCCTTCTACGAAACCGTCAAGCGATGCGTGCAAAAATAGAACGAGTTTTCTCATTTTCAGCTCTCCTTTGTTCATGAGGAATATCTACATTATATATTAACTACATTTTAGCATAATTCAACTTAGGAGTTTCTTATGGTTTGCTAATCCGAAGTCGAGTAGAAGGGAACCTTTCTACCTTGCGGTAGATTGTGTTCCTCCCCCTCACAGAACCGTGCTTGCGCTATTTACGCACACGGCTCCTCCAAGTCACCATTCACAAGATGTACCTAATCTCTTTCGATCAGATTTGCTTATTCTGCTATCCTTAATAGTTTAGTTTCCATTTATTATCTCTACCTCTGTGTGTAGTAAATGTGTCACTAGTAAGGGTGATAACCTGGTAGCAGCCTTTCCTCCATCGACATTACCCAACTTCATAGGTACTACGCTGCTATCCGACTCCCTACATCGGCATTTGGTTTCCTTGCTTATTATCGCTTGTACACCATACTCTTCTATAAGAAGAAAAGACCGGTAGGGCCTCCCGAGTTGCCGTACCATATCCATGTGTGACGTGCCAAGGTCTCTGACTCCAGAGAGGTTTATCCTTCTTGCCTTTAACGATGGATAAAATGTAGCTTTCTGCTGCAGGTAAAGCATCAGCCCTCTCGATTTACTAACATTATGGAGCTCAATCCCTTCAACCATTTGGCTTTCGGCCCGCCACCTAACTGTCTACGCTTAAAGGCTACTGTTACCATTAGCCCTCCAAGACTCGCTACGAGTGAATGGCTAGTTCTTTCTCGACGGGAATCCCACCCGCTATATGATACGACCTAGGCTCGGCCGCACACCTACTGCGTTAGTTCAATAAGAAAAAAGAGCTACCTAAGCAACCCTTGGTCTTTAACTAAGCACCCGTTAGTTAAAGTAAAACTCTTCACATTTTCTTGGAAAGTTCACCGTCTGTTTATCTGATTCGGTATAGGTAAAGTACTTTCAATATCCTGAAATAAATAATTCAAACCAACGATTGTTGACTTGAATTGTTTCACTTAGTGCCTAGTTAGTTGGTTTTGCGATTTGGATTACGTTCAATAAAATCCTCGATTTCATCTGCTAACCTATAAACAAGGTGGAAATAATGTTTTTCTGTAAGAGGACCTTTGATTCTCCACTTTTGCATTTCTTTAAAGTGGAAATCATAAAAATAGCCCTCTATATCCCTTCTCGATATCCCCTGTTTCGTCGCCATGTCAGCAATAGAAAGTCCTTCTTTCCAATACTTTTCATACTCATCACGGCTTAACTTCAAAAAACTAGATAATGCATCATAATCGTATTTAACATGGTAAACTACAGTTCCTTCCTCATTTACACCTTGCTCTAGGTCATTATTTTCGGCATAAACCACAGATGAAATAGTTAATAATATGATAAAGAAAAGAAGTAATCTTCTAATAACAGAATTCAACATATAGAACCTCCACATTTTTTTATCTATTTTATTGTGTGAGGTTTCATAAATGTTATGTCTTTTTTTAAAAACTATTTTTTTTCTTTAGTTGAGCAAAAAAAAAAGCCGCATAAGCAACTCAAAGAACTTTACTAAAGCACCCGTTAGTTGAATAAGGACTATTCTTTAAGTGATCATAATTTTTTTATATTTGAACAATCCACTGCTTTGATTCATTTTTATTGACCAATGTCACTTCATTGGATGATATCCATTTTAATTTCCCAAAATGCTTTGTAAAAGCCCATTCGTTCGGTCTTTCTGTAATTAACTTTTCACGTTTAACTACTTCACCTTCGTTATTTTTAACGATGATGCTTATTTCAAATTTATCAATATCGTGTTCACAAAACACTTCTGCAATATGTTTTCGATTAGGACTTTTCTTCGGTTGTTTCCATATACGTTCGTTAATATAATTGCAATCAATGACTTGTTGATAAGCACTTTCGAAAAGTTGTTTGTTCCAGCCCTTTTCATCAATGATTTTCTCAATACCGTTTTTTAGTAACTTTAAAATCAGCTTTTTCTTTTCTATATTAGACAATTGAAAGTATCGTTCAATATTTAATTCAACTTGTACTATACAAATATCTTCGCCGATAACTCGTTCATCTACAATTCTTTCAACACATTCGACTAATAATTTCCAACATTTCTCCGTTTTGAATTTTTCAAAATGGCATTCAAATAAAGATGCTACACATCTTATTTCATCTCGAAATTCTCTTCGTTGTTGTTTCCAGTTCTTCTCGTAGTCTTCTTTATCTCCACTACTTTTAACATATGGTATATCCAAATCAAATTCTCTTAGGATAGGCATTCTAAAACCCCTTATCTATTGTTCATTACCTCTTCTTCAACTAACCTGCGGCGTTAGTTCAATATGAAAAAGCTACCCCAAAGGCAGCCTTGTTCTGCTAAAGCCCCTGTTAGTCTAAGTTCACCATTTCACAAACTTTAATAAAATTGATTAGAAAACCATCTCTTTTAACTACAAATCAAATATCTTTACAAGCCCATGTATCAATTTCTACTTTAAACGAAGGTGCTGCTAGTGCTACTACATAAATCATTGTAGTACAAGGAAGATGTTCTCCGAGAAAATCTCCAATTATTTTTCTTCGTTGTACCACTTCAAAATCTCCAACTAAGTAGAATACCATTTTTGTCAAATCTTCAATCTCCATTTCAGAAGCATCAAGATTCTTCTTTACGTTTTCTAAAGCTAATTGTAGTTGCTCTAGTGGATTCTCTGGTACAGTGCCATCTATTCTCATACCTAGTTGTCCAGATAAATTCAACCATCTATTTGGACCTGTAATCTCTATTTGGTGTACATAAGGAGCCACTGGATTATGAATTGTATCTGGATTTCTTGAAATTTTCACTTTAAATCATTCCTTTACATAATATTTAACTTTCAAATTATAGTTGACCATGCATTTCTTTACTTCATATTAAACTAACCTGCAACGTTAGTTCAATAAGAAAAAAAGCTTTACTCCTTCTTGAAGTAAAGCATTCGTTCGTGAAAATAACTATATATTATTACGATAAATACCAACGTGAAGAAAATACCTCTTATTATAAGGGAACGCCTTACATATGCCTCATCTACTTTAGGTTCCTCAGTATATGCAGGTTGAAACCACAAATGAATAGCCTTAGTTGGAATTATATATTGCCAAATCGAAATAGCATAGAATGCAATCACAACGATAAAAAATAAAATTATTTTAAACATATAATTCCCTCCCGCCCCACTACTTTAATACGTTTGAATCGAATTGAGGTTCCATTTTTAAGCAAATGCTCCATTTGTAATTATCAAAAATGTATTTTACTTGTTCAACTAAACTGCTGCGTTAGTAAAAAAAAGCTCTACTCCTTATTGAAGTAAAGCATCCGTTCGTATTATAAGGTTAGCCAGATATTTCTGGTTGACCTTTTTTTATATCGATATATGATTGCGGTAGCCGGGGTAGAACGTAAGCACCCGTGGGGCTATTGATCCCGTCAACTAAACAGTTCGCCCCCTACTTGTAGAAACATGATTGAGGCTGGTTGGGACTCTGATCTCGTATAACAAGCGAAGCTATGATACTACATGGAGGAATAGGGGTTACCGGTTAATTGTATGACAAGGAGGAAAATAATGATGAATCCAGTAATTGGTCTGGATGTGGCAAAAGGCGAAAGTCAGGTTCAAGAGTTGCCTTTGCAGGAATTGATCCAAGTGTTTTTGAATCTGGTACATTCAAAGGTACTTTGAATCGGATTACCAAAAGAGGTTCTAGTAGACTACGACATGCCTTATATATGGCCGTTAAAAGTGCCATTCGTGATAGTCGCAAGAAGAAAACGACAGATGAACTCATTCCTCGAAATAAGAGGTTAAGGGAGTTTTATGATAAGAAACGTGAAGAAGGAAAGCCCTTTAAAGTAGCTGTAATAGCATGTGCAAATAAGCTTTTACATTGGATTTATGCACTTTTAAAAAACAATTCATTTTTCCAATATCTTACCTAGTATTAAAATATAACTAAAAAGCCTAAACCTTTCCAAATACAGAAAATTGAAAGGTTATTTGGCATGCACAATTTTAGTATAGCATGAACTAATTTGTTTTTTATTAATAAATATTGACAAACTATTGGCTGGTTTAGTTGAAGAAGAATTTTTTAGTCAGAGATAATGATTATATTTTCTGCAACTTGCTTTTGGTCAATAGAATTTGGGTTTTCAATTAAATCAAAGGA
The nucleotide sequence above comes from Psychrobacillus glaciei. Encoded proteins:
- a CDS encoding dihydrofolate reductase family protein, with protein sequence MRKLVLFLHASLDGFVEGPNGEMDIGWISYDADLEKHAKEILSTADTVIWGRGTYQMMHSYWPSMQSNPSASQHERNHAEWIEKTAKIVFSTVLEKVEWNNSRLVKENVEEEINNLKQQPGKDMVILGSPRFAHHLMQLDLIDEFKITVSPVLVAKGLPLFQGLKEKINLKLIENKTFDSGAIGLVYQMVR
- a CDS encoding RidA family protein produces the protein MKISRNPDTIHNPVAPYVHQIEITGPNRWLNLSGQLGMRIDGTVPENPLEQLQLALENVKKNLDASEMEIEDLTKMVFYLVGDFEVVQRRKIIGDFLGEHLPCTTMIYVVALAAPSFKVEIDTWACKDI
- a CDS encoding transposase; the encoded protein is MYDKEENNDESSNWSGCGKRRKSGSRVAFAGIDPSVFESGTFKGTLNRITKRGSSRLRHALYMAVKSAIRDSRKKKTTDELIPRNKRLREFYDKKREEGKPFKVAVIACANKLLHWIYALLKNNSFFQYLT